The window GCCACTATGCCAGACACATGTGGAAGGGAACTGACCGCCCCAACCCCATGAAATACGCAAATAAAACCCCACTTGATGCCCCCGTGTGCTCTCCCATTGACCCGTGTAAAAGTAGAAGCCACGCACCCGGATAGATAACATTTCCACATAAATATAGGtatggggcgctgttctctatCCCGCAGCATAGGCTgcacctaggcacatgggggtgggtgcaatgaccaccctgcccccctgcacagggggcccatgtgcctgggcgcagcctgcgctgcggcactgAGAACATTCCCCCTATAGGTATAGAAAACCCAGATTTAGGAGGAGCGGGAAAGTGAAAACAAAGCCGACTGAAGCCGAGACTGGTCGGAGCCATGCAACAAGGGGCACTGTGAAGTATGAAGTCACTGTAACGCGGTCTTGAAAGCGTCAGCTGGGCTGGATGGTACGTGGCGTCATATTAATGGTGACAGATAATTGTGAATCCAGATATCGAGGAGAGACCTTGGTGGGAATACGATCTTTGTTAATCCCATATTTTTAACAGTTCTCgtgcttttatttatttattttatcttcaCGTCCATTATTTGAGCCAAATCATAGATTGATGTGGCCCTTTGACCATAATATGGATATATTTAGGTTAGATTACCACCAAGGTATTGTCCATCCATGTATACATGTATACCCAACTTCTCATATTCCTAGAATATTAAGTTTTATGTTGACACTTAACAAAATCCATTTGAACTGAAACTACTTGTAAGTAAAATTTGAGAATCATCGAATTTGCCACGTGGTAGATATTTGGACCGTTAAAATAAGTTCATATCTGAATAAGAAAACCTTGGAAAATACTTCTCTCGAATTTCCTAAAAGTGTTCAGTGCGATAGTATCAGGTGGAGATGTCGATATTTGGCAAttcggacatccaatggtgccaaactcgagaaaaaagaaaaaaagaaaaagaaatcaatgaaCACGAACAATTGAATGTCTGAGCTGCcaagtgtcgacatctccacctggCACTGTCGCACCGTACAATTCTAGAAATTAGAGAGGATTAAAATCAGAAAACCTTTGCTCTTTTCCCTTGTGATAATTTGTGAGGTAATAAATTATAAATCCAAAGCCAAATGAGAGGAGAATTTGTTGTCTTAATCAGCACATTTTACTTTGATACACGGTTTTAGTATTTGGTATTGGGATCGGGATGGATCTCAATTAATATCGATTAGACGAACtcatcattattttttattaaaaaatatcatatttttattttttttctttaaaaaatcagattttttaattttatttttatttttattttttaccttgTTTGATACGATATTGCTATGATCGTATATATGATTCTttgatacgatattgatataATCGTATTGTACCCATTTCTAACCCCTACAGTGTGAAGAGAGAGACCAAAGTACAAGACAACAGTGTATGAAAACGGGACTCTTTGAATTTAATGTTCGTCCTTTTTAAACCCTTTCCAActttcaaagttcaaaaaaaagaagaagatcagaTTTGGATCTCACAAATAAGAGACACGTCTCGCTTTTATGATATTACTCTTTTACAGAGGACGGACGGCACCGAATCTCTTtgacttctctctttcttagcCTTCCCAACTATTTATACTCGTTACTTTCAACACTTCCTGTTGCAAAGAAAGAACTTCACTTTCTAGTTTCCATCATCCATTCTCAACTCTCAACTTAATTttaaccatctctctctctctctctcttaaatcaATCAAGCAGTAtcaaagaaagcaagaaaggGTATCAAAAGATGGGAAGAGCACCTTGTTGTGACAAAAATGGATTGAAGAAGGGACCTTGGACTCCAGAAGAGGATCAGAAGCTGATCGATTATATTCAGAAAAATGGGCATGGAAGTTGGCGAACCCTTCCCAAGAATGCTGGTATACATACCTTCCCAGCTtcaatacttttcaaaaaattctaCTTTTTCTTCTGTGTTGTTCTCTCTATTGGTTATTGGATTAACTCGAATGGGGTTTTcttgaattatatatatatataggacttCAGAGGTGTGGAAAGAGTTGCAGACTTCGATGGACGAACTACCTGAGACCTGACATCAAGAGAGGAAGATTTTCCTTTGATGAGGAAGAAACCATAATTCAACTTCACAGTATTTTGGGGAACAAGtaagttttctcttctttctctttcttgaagAAACTGAAATTCCACACTTATCTACTTCTTGAACTCTATAACTACTCCCctctaaataaaattttactCCTCTTAATTTAGGTGGTCTGCCATTGCTGCTCGCTTGCCTGGTAGGACTGATAACGAAATCAAGAACTACTGGAACACCCACATTAGAAAGAGGCTTCTTCGAATGGGAATCGATCCCGTAACTCATAGCCCAAGACTCGATCTTCTCGACGTCTCCTCTCTTATTGGCTCAGTACCACTCTATAACCAATCTCAGTTAAATGTCTCTAGATTGCTTGGGATTCAACCTCTCCTCAACCCTGAGCTTCTTAGGTTTGCCACCACTCTCTTAACATCCCAACACCGCCTCGACAATCCCAATCCCGACCTTCAACTTCTACAGAACCTCCAAGAAAACAATTCTCTCTCCAACtcccaatttcaaacccaattccCTTCTTTCACTTCATCCAATCAACTCCAAACCCCAATTCAAGAAACCCAGATCTTGGAGACCAATGTGGACCAGTTCCCATCAAATTTAAACAGCTTTAGCTGCCATAATTCCCCATCTAGTGCTTGGCAAGACAATGGTGCTCTCTCTTCTAATTTCACAGATGATTTTATTCCCTTATCCAATTTCGGCTACTACAACTCTGCTGATCAATCCATGGTTGACCCTCTATCTAAAAACTCTAATCTCCAATCCAACAATCAAAATTTCAACTTTGCTTCGGTTTTATCGACACCTTCATCATCAAGCCTGACTCCTTTGAATTCATCGCCTACATACATTAACGGCGGCACTGAAGATGAGAGGGACAGCTATTGCAGTAACATGTTGAAGTTCGAACTTCCTGATCTCCTAGATGTCAATGGATTCATGTAAATCATGTCAAGAGGAaccacaagaaagagagagactagGAAATCATTTCAAACTGTTAAGAGTtttaatctttctctttctgttttttttttttgttttttttcttttctttcttttggactGTTATCATTGTAAAATCCATACTGAATTTGTTGCAAATTATAAAATATCTTACTCTCTATCAAGAAACAAAATCTCCCTTGTTTTCATGACAACTTTCATTATTGatcatattttttactttttttttttttttttttttttttgtcttttcttacCATCtttgatattatattataataattgAAATCCACAATAATTAGAAAAATCACACGTTACTGGCACAAGGATATGATGTTGCTGTCATATATATTCACAAGAACTCTTAGTTTTTCATTAATGGCCCTctactttcttctctttctttcttcttttttgcttctttgatCCATTCCTTGTTGGGTAAATAATAGAAGATCCCAACAAATGAGGAAACCAAAATATAATAAGAAACAACTGTAGCTACCGGTTGAGGTAACCTTAAACAAAGCCTGAAGCTTCTATTTCACACTCAAGAAGTAAGAAAATAGACGTTTAAGTgggatccaaatcctctacGGTGCGTTGTCCGTAGCAGCGGTGTAGACTGAGCTGTGCCCGTAAAGATCATCTTAGTCCTTTCCAAACGCCTTGTTTGAGCAGGGTCAAACGGTCATTGCACATGTGGCCCAGTTTACGCTGCACCGGCGGACACTTtaccgtagaggatctgaatttgTTTACGTGAGTGTTTTGGGTAAGtttaaatttgtaaacattttgaAACTGATGTTTTTTTGAGAGCTGAATCAGCTGATTGTTTCATGGATTCCCGACGGCCGGGGATTTCTCACCGGAGAACACCTGTCCCGCCACCTGTAAGGTTTCTGTCCTTTCAATTGTCAATAAAGTAATAATTTATCTGGTTTTTTTCTACGTGACCGCCAAGCAGCGGTGGTTGAGAGGGATTGGTGGGACCATCTAAAGGCCCTTTTTTTTGACAATCTTGCCGTGGTTCTTGTGCTGTTTTTGTCGCTTTTACTCCTCTACCCATACATAAATGGAGCTGGGTCAAACCTCCTTGGCCCCACCTCATCCCCCATAATGCTGACGTCATAAATTTGACACTTGGATATGAGTTTCTCTCTCGGCGAGAGCCCGGGCCACCCATGATGTGAGAGTCGAGAGTGTGAATCTGTGAGACCAATAGACCACCCAATtatgtctcattttttttatttgacaaAAATGTGGGCTTCCAATGAACCAGGTGGACCTGACCCACCCCCGTAGAGAGGTGACCGAGCTAACGGGTAGTGACTCCGGATTACAAAACACTCTTTTGCCGTGGTTTTGTCTTTGTACAGAAACGAGTAGTCTAGACCATGGCTTTAGTTCACGGTATCGGATTGGGTATTCAATCACTGTTGGTATTAGGGGCGCAAGTTTGACCGGCCTATCGGTCCAAACCCATCCTGGTTCGTCTTGAACCCGAATAgagcttgggctgagatatctcaccCTGAGGGCGGTCACGGTTGAAAATtgctggccctgagtcaaggtcagATTGGGCTAGGGTTAGCCTGaacctgttttaagttataatataatatatatattgatatactatatatattataaactttaaatgtcacacatattttgttatataatatattatatatgaagataataagtgataatatattttattataatgttattttatgtaaaattgataattttctcccatACCATGCCCAACTcagtccagtccatgcatctctaccttcccccactccatgattagggccggccaatcaaggtcagcccggcccgtCTCTGAAGGCTGGtcatggttggattttttaggccttgagtcagggtcaagTCAGGTCTAGGCCCAACTAAGAGTagtcagggttgggctagggttttgaaaagcccgacccaacccgaccctactGCAACCCTAGTTGATATATGATATGGATACAGTATCAGCATGGATTGGCTATATCGAACAAATCTACCCTTCATTTTCATGAAAAAAcaggttttagtgcatggtatcggattGAGTATCGATCACTGTAAGTATATGATATGAATACAATATCAGCATGGATCGGCCGCATCAAACAACTCTACCGATcattttccttaaaaaacagggatttgactattttaccattATCCATATTGTGTCATCAACATAGTATTGGTGCAGTATCAGGATCGGCAACTAGCAAAGCGTAATATATCATCCAAAACAAACAATACGATACCGATTCCCCAAACCAAGCTTTGGACCCAGGGCGGGCGAGTGTTGCCCGCGGAAACCTATAGATCCAAACTGGAGATAGTGACCCTGCGCGTAGTAGAGTCCGAAAAGCGGCTGGGACCAGGAGATTTCCATTTTTCATAGCCTTCCTAAATGATCTCTTAATAgtactttatttttcttaatttttttcccttccgAAATTTTAAAGTATCAACGGGGTGAAAGAGAGCCAAACAAAGTTTTGATTTGTAggggaaatgaaaaaataaattctggGTAAAATTTCCTAATTTAATTATATATAGGGCAAATATCGGGGATTAACTTCATGTGttgccattttatttttaatcataTTTTCAAAAGTTAAAGTTGTATTAAATCTTCATgaatttattttatcattttgagtaactcatttttttttgttaaaacttGACATTGCTTAAGAAAGCTTGGGCTTATCTATCTATCCACataattttaagtttttaatacCATTTAGTGACAAATGGTAGATAATAAAACCATTATCACATTACAAGCTCTTCGGACAAAACGAAGTTGACATGATTAAACTCAAATAGAATGGTATTTGAGAATTGAAACTTCAATCAAAGTTGAAGTTGAAGATGGATAGAAGTCCTTGCTTGAAAATCAAGCTTCATTCGAATATGGGCCAAAGAAACATGAACTCATTGATCAACCACAACCTGGTCATATTTGGCATTCTTGGATTGCATTTTAGGTCGATTTTGTATTCTTGGGTAATAAATTATTGCCCAAGAATGCGCAATTGACTTGGAATGCGTTCcaaaaatacataccaaatacTGCCTTAATTTATCCAAATTTATGCCACCCCTAATTATCtccattacatatatatatatatatatatatatataagaatgtTTCCACGTaccaacaactgcttagctcaattggtgagccgtagtatacttcatgcccatgctcaccaagaggtctcgagttcgagtctcttggctggtatcttatccccttcccggttcgatccccccccttctatcaaatatatatgtaaagcgttcaattatcaaaaaataaaaaaatgtttcCACGTgatcttttttatttcctttgctTATTCTActtaggaaaaagaaagaaaaacttctATTAGAAGCACAACTATTTTTAGGAATTTGAATAAATGAGTATTGAAGGATTTTAACAAATGTAAATTGCTTGTAGATTCATAAAGACCACCAAGTCATCCTATGTCATAAAGCAAATGAATTATTGCAAATGGAAGAAACACACTCAACTCATTGACAATATTCCATTTCAAACCAATCATCCACAATTCCACATGACTACAAAAGTTGGTCTAAAAGTATACTTTTTATTAAATATACATGTCcaacattttgaaaatttttcattgattcttcaagcTCTTCATTGCAGGTGTCGTAATTCTTGACCTACTAATTTGGATTGAACTTACTctaatccaaaacaaaaaaaagaaagaactatGAGTTTTAACCAAGTTGGTCAATAGACAAGTTTATTATGAGTTTTAACCATACAAACCCCTCATGGGCTTGTTCGTCTGGTTTAGGACGATGGCTTCAGTTACACGGTCCCAAGTTCAAGTCCCCATGAGTGAAGTGTTACACGgggtacaaaaaaaaaaaaaaaaacaaaggaaattcacattttataattatataatacgCATACGAATTCAGGGGATAGGAGTTCTCTTAATTCTGAACATGAGAAAATACTTGCATTTTATACTTTATGTTGAGTTCTCTTAATTCCGAACAAGAGAAAATACCTACATTTTATACTTTATGTTACTTGCATATAACAGACATATTTGAAGGTTCTTTGTTCATCGGTCAAATTTCAATCCAATCCGAGCTTGCCAATTAAATGGAAAAAACAAGGTattgaaaaaatcaaagactaaatTGGTTGTATGGACTTACATGGAATAGTATGCTTAAATATGAAATAATATATTGAATCTTAGTCAGCAATTTGACATGTGAAAATATTCATATAATTTCCTAAACATCCAATGGTCATAATTTCTAAATAATCCTTCGACGTGGCAATAGAAAAAAAGACATACCAATCGACTTCCAGGTAAGGGCATGCTGGAATTTTTTCCCCTTAATAATATTTTCATGATCTAAATGCTTATTCTTGGTGTTCACCCTTGTAGAGGTAGGTATTTTAGTGAAGAAATTTTCAACTAAATTTGAACCCAAAGACTTATTATGTTTTAGCTTGGGTTTTCAAACTTCATTAATAAGTGGGTGAGGTACTTAGATGTTACGCTCTATCAcataatataattaaatattcttCAATGCTTATTGCTTGTTTCTCTTATCTTATGTTCATTACCCAAtttaatatttctttcttttttgaaaagtgtttaTCAAGTTGTAGTATAAGATATAACTAATCCATTTAAATTATGATCCACTTATCAGCTTGAATAATTTAAAGTTCCATTAAATTAAAGCTAAGCAGCCAATTATCCTAAATATAGTGGctaaccccaaaaaagaaaccCGTCAAAAGGGTTTGCAAGACAAGTTTGAGACAACAATATCATAACTTATGCAACACGTTAGTTAACAAAACTCATTAATTAATCCATTAATATTCAGAGGCCAAGAGCTTAGAGCCCGCGTGCGTGCGTCCGGATTCTCTGAGGCCTTGCTAGCCCAAGTGTGAGTACTTTGTGCTGCTTTATTGGGTCAACTCAGCGTTGCAGGTTCAGATTTTATTTAGAATcatgtatttttatgtttattttaaGGAAGAAAAATAGTTTAGCTGAGTTCATTGTCAGGAGGGTCCGGTCCTTGACGTATAGAACTGTTTGGCTTATTTTCACTCCATAATTTTTAGATGTTTGTAATTCGAAATCCATGTGTACTATTAGTGACGggtaaagaaaaacaaactgATTTAACCTAGCTAGCAAACGGTACAAATATTACTAAGACTAGACGCCTAATAGGGTAACCCATTAATATCCAACATATGATGGAGTAGATGCACAGGCGGACTCATCTCTGCGGATTCATCTACTAATGCTAGCTAGTTAACGTAAGTAGGGCTAGAGAGTGGAGATTGAGAGAACTTGGTCATAGCAAAATAATCTCTCTGCTTCTGTAAACAGTGAGCTGATTTGTAGTTGGTTTACCGAATTTTTAGCAGAGATAAAGGAAACTGTGTTATTTGAGATCCCACTTTTTCTACCTGCTTGCTTCTTGGATTTGGTTGTTTCTCTTTATCCACATTGACTTTGCAAAAGCCAGGTGGAAAGGAGGGAGGTCAAGAAACCTGAGATATATGGACATTGTCCTTCCCATttaaggttttttattttgactTCATATCTAGTAGTGGTTATAGCTACTCTGAATAGGATATCCCATAGCTGCATGCAAACAAGGTAAACCTTGAGTTTCGACAAGTTTGAgccttgaagagagagaaaaaaaggaaagcaaataaataaataaatgggagAGTGATCTTGAGCTGGTGAGGTAGAGAGCCAAACAATGGGGAGGGCAGGAGATGGCTTGTTATGAGACCCCGATCACACAGGCCAGACCAGAGACGATCGATCCGAATGTTTAGAGCACAACTTGTGACTTGATTATAGAattaaaattaagggaaaagtAACTCTCAGTCGTTCGGGTACTAGTAGTCTCGTACCTCTCATTTGaatatttttattagtttttgaaggaaaggaaaaaaaaatgaataaacaaTTTCATGTTAGAGGTATAGGTAAATATAAGGTTTAAAAAatcgaaaaattatctcctctaatTTTCTATCGGCCAGATCccaatgcctctaataagggagggtggatcccacccggggcaagggtagggtgatcattgcaacatcaccccccc is drawn from Telopea speciosissima isolate NSW1024214 ecotype Mountain lineage chromosome 1, Tspe_v1, whole genome shotgun sequence and contains these coding sequences:
- the LOC122660983 gene encoding transcription factor MYB102-like — its product is MGRAPCCDKNGLKKGPWTPEEDQKLIDYIQKNGHGSWRTLPKNAGLQRCGKSCRLRWTNYLRPDIKRGRFSFDEEETIIQLHSILGNKWSAIAARLPGRTDNEIKNYWNTHIRKRLLRMGIDPVTHSPRLDLLDVSSLIGSVPLYNQSQLNVSRLLGIQPLLNPELLRFATTLLTSQHRLDNPNPDLQLLQNLQENNSLSNSQFQTQFPSFTSSNQLQTPIQETQILETNVDQFPSNLNSFSCHNSPSSAWQDNGALSSNFTDDFIPLSNFGYYNSADQSMVDPLSKNSNLQSNNQNFNFASVLSTPSSSSLTPLNSSPTYINGGTEDERDSYCSNMLKFELPDLLDVNGFM